One genomic window of Arachis stenosperma cultivar V10309 chromosome 10, arast.V10309.gnm1.PFL2, whole genome shotgun sequence includes the following:
- the LOC130954394 gene encoding uncharacterized protein LOC130954394 → MAYVEGGVVKSKRSLWRLKTITDFFWAIVNIIGVFFATMFSMEKADAYRKGAASGKKWDGGAPGGPGGGGGGPYGGGPRGPPRGGLDNVRGLDSIRGRDHASLPACGSCCG, encoded by the exons ATGGCTTACGTTGAGGGAG GTGTCGTGAAATCAAAGCGATCACTATGGCGACTCAAAACAATAACTGATTTTTTTTGGGCCATTGTTAACATTATAGGCGTGTTTTTTGCTACAATGTTTTCG ATGGAAAAGGCCGATGCCTACAGGAAAGGTGCCGCTTCTGGTAAGAAATGGGATGGTGGTGCTCCTGGAGGTCCGGGTGGAGGTGGTGGGGGACCATATGGCGGTGGTCCACGTGGCCCACCTCGTGGTGGTCTTGACAATGTTCGTGGCCTAGATAGTATTAGGGGGCGTGACCATG CCTCTCTTCCTGCCTGTGGCTCCTGCTGTGGTTGA